A genomic window from Pagrus major chromosome 23, Pma_NU_1.0 includes:
- the mcm5 gene encoding DNA replication licensing factor MCM5, translating to MSGFDDPGVYYSDSFGGGEGPGDEGGQKRIHIKKRFREFLRQFRVGTDRTGFTYKYRDELKRHYTLGEYWVEVEMEDLASFDEDLSDCLYKLPTENLPLLEEAAKEVADEVTRPRPVGEETVQDIQVMLKSDAHHTSIRGLKSEQVSRLVKVHGIIISATPVKAKATRVCLQCRGCRNMINNIPLPPGLQGYALPRKCNSDNPGRVKCPVDPYFIIPDRCVCVDFQTLRLQESPDAVPHGEMPRHLQLYSDRYLCDRVVPGNRVTIMGIYSIKKVAAVKAKGREKSAGVGIRASYLRVVGIQMDTEGAGRGATGSVSPQEEEELRALAATPNVYASLARSVAPSIYGSDDLKKAITCLLFGGSRKRLPDGLTRRGDINLLMLGDPGTAKSQLLKFVERCSPIGVYTSGKGSSAAGLTASVLRDPATRGFIMEGGAMVLADGGVVCIDEFDKMREDDRVAIHEAMEQQTISIAKAGITTTLNSRCSVLAAANSVFGRWDDTKGEDNIDFMPTILSRFDMIFIIKDHHDQQRDMTLARHVMNVHLSAQTQTEGVEGEIPLATFKKYIGYARTKCGPRLSAAAAEKLKNRYVVMRSGAREHERESDKRPSIPITVRQLEAVVRIAESLAKMKLQAVAGEEEVDEALRLFQVSTLDAALSGSLSGVEGFTSQEDQEMISRIEKQLKRRFAIGSQVSEHSIVGDFTKQKYPEHAIYKVLHLMLRRGELQHRMQRKVLYRVK from the exons ATGTCTGGCTTCGACGACCCGGGAGTTTACTACAGCGACAGCTtcggaggaggagagggacCCGGCGATGAAGGCGGACAGAAGAGGATCCACATCAAGAAGCGGTTCCGTGAGTTCCTCCGGCAGTTCAGAGTGGGGACCGACCGGACCGGGTTCACTTATAAATACAG agATGAGCTCAAGAGACACTACACCCTGGGGGAGTActgggtggaggtggagatggaggaCCTTGCCAGCTTTGACGAGGATCTGTCAGACTGCCTCTACAAGCTGCCCACTGAGAACCTGCCGCTG CTGGAGGAAGCTGCCAAGGAGGTAGCCGATGAAGTGACCCGTCCCCGTCCTGTAGGGGAGGAGACGGTCCAGGATATCCAGGTCATGCTGAAGAGTGACGCACATCACACTTCCATCCGTGGCCTCAAG TCCGAGCAGGTGTCTCGTCTGGTGAAGGTGCACGGCATCATCATCTCAGCCACTCCTGTGAAGGCGAAGGCCACCAGGGTGTGTCTGCAGTGTCGCGGCTGTCGCAACATGATCAACAACATCCCGCTGCCTCCCGGCCTGCAGGGCTACGCTCTGCCACGCAAGTGCAACTC tgaTAATCCTGGAAGGGTGAAGTGTCCCGTGGATCCCTACTTCATCATCCCGGACCGCTGCGTTTGCGTTGACTTCCAGACTCTCCGCCTGCAGGAGTCTCCAGATGCCGTGCCTCATGGAGAGATGCCGCGCCACCTACAGCTCTACTCTGACCG gtACCTGTGTGACCGTGTGGTCCCAGGCAACAGAGTGACCATCATGGGTATCTACTCCATCAAGAAGGTGGCTGCTGTAAAGGCcaaaggaagagagaagagtGCCGGCGTGGGCATTCGTGCGTCCTACCTGCGAGTGGTCGGCATCCAAATGGACACAGAAGGGGCAG GCCGTGGTGCCACTGGATCAGTGTCTccacaggaagaggaggagctgagagctcTAGCTGCTACTCCTAACGTCTACGCCTCTCTGGCGCGCTCCGTGGCTCCGTCCATCTACGGCAGCGATGATCTCAAAAAGGCCATCACCTGTCTGTTGTTTGGAGGTTCGAGGAAGAG GCTGCCCGATGGTCTCACTCGTAGGGGGGACATCAACCTGCTCATGCTGGGAGATCCGGGTACAGCCAAGTCTCAGCTGCTCAAGTTTGTGGAGAGATGCTCACCTATCGGG GTTTATACCTCAGGTAAGGGCAGCAGTGCAGCTGGTCTGACTGCCTCCGTATTGAGGGACCCCGCCACCCGTGGATTCATCATGGAGGGCGGAGCCATGGTGCTGGCCGATGGCGGAGTTGTATGCATCGACGAGTTTGACAAG ATGAGAGAGGACGACAGAGTGGCCATCCATGAAGCCATGGAGCAGCAGACCATCTCCATCGCCAAG GCCGGCATCACCACCACCCTGAACTCTCGCTGCTCAGTGCTGGCTGCAGCTAACTCTGTGTTTGGCCGCTGGGACGACACAAAGGGGGAGGACAACATCGACTTCATGCCCACCATTTTGTCCCGTTTTGATATGATCTTCATCATTAAGGACCACCATGACCAGCAGAGGGATATG ACACTGGCTCGCCACGTGATGAATGTTCACCTGAGTGCTCAGACGCAGACGGAGGGCGTTGAGGGCGAGATTCCACTGGCCACCTTCAAGAAATACATCGGCTACGCCAGAAC taaatgcGGCCctcgtctctctgctgctgctgccgagAAGCTGAAAAACAGATACGTGGTGATGAGGAGCGGAGCAAGAGAGCATGAAAGAGAGTCGGACAAAAGACCCTCCATCCCCATCACTGTCAg GCAGCTGGAGGCCGTCGTGCGTATCGCAGAGTCTCTGGCCAAGATGAAGCTGCAGGCTGTggctggagaggaagaggtggacgAGGCCCTCAGACTCTTCCAGGTCTCCACGCTGGACGCTGCACTGTCTGGCAGCCTTTCAg GAGTGGAGGGCTTCACTTCTCAGGAGGACCAGGAAATGATCTCGCGCATTGAGAAGCAGCTGAAGAGACGCTTCGCTATCGGCTCCCAGGTGTCCGAGCACAGCATCGTCGGAGACTTCACCAAACAG AAATATCCAGAGCACGCTATCTACAAAGTCCTCCACCTGATGTTGAGGAGGGGCGAGCTGCAGCACCGCATGCAGAGGAAAGTGCTCTACAGAGTCAAATAG
- the gcat gene encoding 2-amino-3-ketobutyrate coenzyme A ligase, mitochondrial, with protein MSLGKAVRSLVRPARVVVRPSASSRSYAAIAEARAVLEGELDGIRAAGTWKAERIITSKQGPQINVDGSQSRILNFCANNYLGLSSHPEVVQAGIDALKTYGAGLSSVRFICGTQNLHKNLEQKLAEFHEREDCILYASCFDANAGLFEVLLGPDDAVLSDELNHASIIDGIRLCRAKRLRYKHMDLSDLENKLKEAQSSRMRLVVTDGVFSMDGDVAPLTGICDLAEQYGAMVFIDECHATGFLGPRGRGTDELLGVMDKVHIVNSTLGKALGGAAGGYTVGPKPLIDLLRQRSRPYLFSNSLPPPVVGCSTKAVELLLASNEIAQSMTAKTMRFRNNMTQAGFTIAGSAHPICPVMLGDARLASLMSDDMLKLGVYVIGFSYPVVPKGKARIRVQISAAHTDADIDHCVDAFIQTGRKHGVIS; from the exons ATGTCTCTCGGGAAAGCTGTCCGGAGTTTGGTGAGACCTGCCCGGGTCGTCGTGCGGCCCTCGGCCTCGAGCCGGAGCTACGCCGCTATCGCTGAAGCCAGAGCGGTGCTGGAGGGCGAGCTCGACGGTATCCGAGCCGCGGGGACGTGGAAAGCTGAGAGAATCATTACGTCCAAGCAGGGACCTCAAATCAACGTGGACGGCAGTCAGAGCA gAATATTGAATTTCTGTGCCAACAACTACCTCGGGCTGTCCAGTCATCCAGAGGTGGTGCAGGCCGGGATTGATGCTCTCAAGACATACGGTGCTGGACTGAGCTCTGTCAGATTCATCTGTGGCACACAG AACCTACACAAAAACCTGGAGCAGAAGCTTGCAGAGTTTCATGAGAGGGAGGACTGCATCCTCTATGCTAGCTGTTTTGATGCCAACGCTGGACTGTTTGAG GTTCTGCTGGGCCCAGATGACGCAGTGCTGTCTGACGAGCTGAACCACGCCTCCATCATCGATGGGATCCGTCTGTGTCGAGCGAAGAGGCTGCGCTACAAACACATGGACCTCAGTGATCTGGAGAACAAGCTCAAAGAGGCCCAG TCATCTCGTATGCGCCTGGTAGTGACGGACGGCGTCTTCTCTATGGACGGAGACGTGGCTCCTTTAACAGGAATCTGTGACCTGGCCGAACAGTACGGAGCCATGGTGTTTATAGATGAGTGCCACGCCACCGGCTTCCTGGGGCCTCGGGGCAG aggAACAGACGAGCTCCTGGGAGTGATGGACAAGGTTCACATTGTAAACTCCACGCTTGGCAAAGCACTGGGAGGAGCAGCTG GTGGCTACACAGTCGGTCCTAAGCCTCTCATCGACCTGCTGAGGCAGCGCTCGCGGCCCTACCTGTTCTCCaactccctcccccctcctgtgGTGGGCTGCTCCACCAAGGCTGTGGAGCTGCTGCTCGCATCTAATGAGATTGCACAGAGCATGACGGCCAAAACCATGAG GTTCAGGAACAATATGACGCAGGCTGGCTTCACCATCGCAGGCTCTGCTCATCCCATCTGTCCTGTGATGCTGGGCGACGCACGGCTGGCCTCTCTGATGTCCGATGATATGCTGAAGCTCG GAGTGTACGTGATTGGATTCTCCTACCCAGTCGTACCAAAGGGCAAAGCCAGAATCCGCGTTCAGATTTCAGCCGCCCACACAGACGCAGACATCGACCACTGCGTCGACGCTTTCATCCAGACCGGCAGAAAACACGGAGTCATCTCATGA
- the tom1 gene encoding target of Myb1 membrane trafficking protein isoform X3: MEFLLGNPFSTPVGQLIESATGSSLPSEDWALNMEICDMINSAEEGPKDAVRAIKKRIVGNKNFKEVMLTLTVLETCVKNCGYRFHILVTTRDFVEGVLVRSIIPRNNPPLVLHDRVLSIVQAWADAFRSSPDLTGVVSVYEDLRRKGLEFPMTELDGYSPVQASQKIQKLKNELGVVRSNLTMMSDMMSQLDPVTVKQADMELLEQLYTVCKEMQERIVKMVPRLSEEKLIEELLATNDEMNTAFTRYQRFERRIANGPNATQKSHTYVNLTDLDLTAESVSQSGAASLTNDISRSQSRAESLSSQMARLSTSESDDTLSQKINVSTQQRPSEQSEVAVDGLAQALDSRLLNTGTDGSPASTCSSSPKLDWMIKRGMIPINQSNQSNVMDDIEKWLALDDEYDDFEDSDGVTSEEFDKFLAERAKAADRLPSLRASSQDNNHSES; this comes from the exons ATGGAGTTCTTACTGGGGAATCCGTTCAGCACGCCGGTGGGACAGCTGATAG AGAGTGCGACCGGCTCCAGCCTGCCATCAGAAGACTGGGCTCTCAACATGGAGATCTGCGACATGATCAACAGCGCAGaggaagg ACCCAAAGATGCAGTCAGAGCCATAAAGAAAAGGATTGTGGGGAACAAGAACTTCAAGGAGGTCATGCTGACGCTCACT GTCCTAGAAACTTGTGTGAAGAACTGTGGCTACAGGTTTCACATCCTGGTGACGACACGTGATTTTGTAGAGGGGGTCCTGGTCCGGTCGATCATCCCGAGAAACAACCCTCCATTAGTCCTGCATGACAGAGTGCTCAGTATTGTACAG GCGTGGGCTGATGCATTCCGTAGCTCACCTGACCTGACAGGTGTGGTGTCGGTGTACGAAGATCTACGAAGGAAAGGGCTCGAGTTCCCCATGACAGAACTGGATGGTTACTCACCCGTCCAAGCCTCACAAAAG ATTCAAAAGCTGAAGAACGAGCTGGGAGTGGTGCGAAGCAACCTGACGATGATGTCGGACATGATGAGTCAGCTGGATcctgtcacagtgaaacaagcAGAcatggagctgctggag CAGTTATACACAGTTTGTAAGGAAATGCAGGAGAGGATTGTGAAGATGGTCCCCAGACTCAGTGAGGAGAAGCTGATTGAAGAGTTGCTGGCAACTAACGATGAGATGAACACTGCCTTTACTCGCTACCAGAG GTTTGAAAGACGAATAGCAAACGGTCCAAATGCAACACAGAAG AGCCACACATACGTCAACCTAACAGACCTCGATTTGACAGCTGAGTCCGTCAGCCAATCGGGGGCTGCATCACTTACTAATGACATCTCACGCAGCCAGTCAAGAGCTGAGAGTTTGTCCAGCCAGATGGCAAGACTTA GTACAAGTGAATCAGATGACACAttatcacagaaaataaatgtctcaaCTCAACAAAGACCAAG TGAGCAGAGTGAAGTTGCAGTGGACGGCCTGGCTCAAGCTCTGGACAGCAGGCTACTAAACACTGGAACG GATGGCAGCCCAgcctccacctgcagctcctctccaaaGTTAGATTGGATGATTAAAAGGGGAATG ATTCCTATAAACCAGTCTAACCAGTCCAATGTAATGGATGATATAGAGAAGTGGCTAGCGTTGGATGATGAG TATGATGACTTTGAGGACTCAGACGGTGTGACCAGTGAAG AGTTCGACAAGTTTCTGGCAGAAAGAGCAAAAGCGGCTGACCGCCTGCCGTCACTGAGAGCTTCCTCACAGGATAACAACCACTCTGAGTCTTAA
- the hmox1a gene encoding heme oxygenase 1a encodes METMKSARKDETGEVGSDLSEQIKAATKDNHVRAENTELMLSYQKGQITLPQYKVLLCSLYEIYKALEEEMDRNSSHPAVAPIYFPQELARLDSLEIDLEHFFGSDWRKRVIVPAATHRYGQRLRKIGKESPELLVAHAYTRYLGDLSGGQVLGKITQKSLGLSSKEGLSFFSFPGVSSPNRFKQLYRSRMNSIELTEKQRKAVLEEAVDAFEQNIQVFDDLQKMLSVTAQPVDQSESKASMFPSSPIMQFTVGLCVALTTVGVGMYAL; translated from the exons ATGGAGACCATGAAGAGTGCCAGAAAAGATGAAACAGGAGAAGTTGGCAG TGATCTATCAGAGCAGATTAAAGCAGCCACTAAGGACAATCACGTCAGAGCTGAGAACACAGAGCTGATGCTGAGTTACCAGAAGGGTCAGATCACTCTGCCACAGTACAAG GTCCTGCTGTGTTCCCTCTACGAGATCTACAAGGCGCTGGAAGAGGAGATGGACAGGAACTCCTCCCATCCAGCTGTTGCACCGATATACTTCCCTCAGGAACTTGCCCGCCTGGATTCACTGGAAATAGACCTGGAGCATTTCTTTGGCTCAGACTGGAGGAAGAGGGTGATTGTccctgcagccacacacagaTATGGGCAGAGACTACGAAAG ATTGGCAAAGAGAGCCCGGAGCTGCTGGTGGCCCATGCCTACACTCGTTACCTGGGTGATCTATCTGGAGGTCAGGTGCTGGGGAAGATTACCCAGAAATCTCTGGGGCTGAGCAGCAAAGAGGGGCTTTCGTTTTTCTCCTTCCCCGGTGTGAGCAGCCCCAACCGCTTCAAGCAGCTGTACAGGAGCAGGATGAACAGCATAGAGCTGACGGAGAAGCAGAGGAAGGCGGTGCTGGAGGAGGCTGTGGACGCCTTCGAGCAGAACATCCAG GTTTTTGATGACTTGCAGAAAATGTTGAGTGTCACAGCACAACCagtggaccaatcagagagcaaaGCTTCCATGTTCCCGTCCTCACCCATCATGCAGTTCACCGTGGGATTGTGCGTCGCACTGACCACCGTTGGAGTGGGAATGTACGCCCTGTAG
- the tom1 gene encoding target of Myb1 membrane trafficking protein isoform X2, with translation MEFLLGNPFSTPVGQLIESATGSSLPSEDWALNMEICDMINSAEEGPKDAVRAIKKRIVGNKNFKEVMLTLTVLETCVKNCGYRFHILVTTRDFVEGVLVRSIIPRNNPPLVLHDRVLSIVQAWADAFRSSPDLTGVVSVYEDLRRKGLEFPMTELDGYSPVQASQKTLPGNGPAVTTLPAVVLPSKPPLNPPQTSEFKLALEGTNAFTPSQIQKLKNELGVVRSNLTMMSDMMSQLDPVTVKQADMELLEQLYTVCKEMQERIVKMVPRLSEEKLIEELLATNDEMNTAFTRYQRFERRIANGPNATQKSHTYVNLTDLDLTAESVSQSGAASLTNDISRSQSRAESLSSQMARLSTSESDDTLSQKINVSTQQRPSEQSEVAVDGLAQALDSRLLNTGTIPINQSNQSNVMDDIEKWLALDDEYDDFEDSDGVTSEEFDKFLAERAKAADRLPSLRASSQDNNHSES, from the exons ATGGAGTTCTTACTGGGGAATCCGTTCAGCACGCCGGTGGGACAGCTGATAG AGAGTGCGACCGGCTCCAGCCTGCCATCAGAAGACTGGGCTCTCAACATGGAGATCTGCGACATGATCAACAGCGCAGaggaagg ACCCAAAGATGCAGTCAGAGCCATAAAGAAAAGGATTGTGGGGAACAAGAACTTCAAGGAGGTCATGCTGACGCTCACT GTCCTAGAAACTTGTGTGAAGAACTGTGGCTACAGGTTTCACATCCTGGTGACGACACGTGATTTTGTAGAGGGGGTCCTGGTCCGGTCGATCATCCCGAGAAACAACCCTCCATTAGTCCTGCATGACAGAGTGCTCAGTATTGTACAG GCGTGGGCTGATGCATTCCGTAGCTCACCTGACCTGACAGGTGTGGTGTCGGTGTACGAAGATCTACGAAGGAAAGGGCTCGAGTTCCCCATGACAGAACTGGATGGTTACTCACCCGTCCAAGCCTCACAAAAG ACTTTGCCTGGGAACGGGCCTGCTGTCACTACTCTACCTGCTGTGGTCCTTCCTTCCAAACCTCCGCTCAACCCACCCCAGACTTCTGAGTTCAAACTGGCCCTAGAGGGAACCAATGCCTTCACTCCCAGCCAG ATTCAAAAGCTGAAGAACGAGCTGGGAGTGGTGCGAAGCAACCTGACGATGATGTCGGACATGATGAGTCAGCTGGATcctgtcacagtgaaacaagcAGAcatggagctgctggag CAGTTATACACAGTTTGTAAGGAAATGCAGGAGAGGATTGTGAAGATGGTCCCCAGACTCAGTGAGGAGAAGCTGATTGAAGAGTTGCTGGCAACTAACGATGAGATGAACACTGCCTTTACTCGCTACCAGAG GTTTGAAAGACGAATAGCAAACGGTCCAAATGCAACACAGAAG AGCCACACATACGTCAACCTAACAGACCTCGATTTGACAGCTGAGTCCGTCAGCCAATCGGGGGCTGCATCACTTACTAATGACATCTCACGCAGCCAGTCAAGAGCTGAGAGTTTGTCCAGCCAGATGGCAAGACTTA GTACAAGTGAATCAGATGACACAttatcacagaaaataaatgtctcaaCTCAACAAAGACCAAG TGAGCAGAGTGAAGTTGCAGTGGACGGCCTGGCTCAAGCTCTGGACAGCAGGCTACTAAACACTGGAACG ATTCCTATAAACCAGTCTAACCAGTCCAATGTAATGGATGATATAGAGAAGTGGCTAGCGTTGGATGATGAG TATGATGACTTTGAGGACTCAGACGGTGTGACCAGTGAAG AGTTCGACAAGTTTCTGGCAGAAAGAGCAAAAGCGGCTGACCGCCTGCCGTCACTGAGAGCTTCCTCACAGGATAACAACCACTCTGAGTCTTAA
- the tom1 gene encoding target of Myb1 membrane trafficking protein isoform X1, with translation MEFLLGNPFSTPVGQLIESATGSSLPSEDWALNMEICDMINSAEEGPKDAVRAIKKRIVGNKNFKEVMLTLTVLETCVKNCGYRFHILVTTRDFVEGVLVRSIIPRNNPPLVLHDRVLSIVQAWADAFRSSPDLTGVVSVYEDLRRKGLEFPMTELDGYSPVQASQKTLPGNGPAVTTLPAVVLPSKPPLNPPQTSEFKLALEGTNAFTPSQIQKLKNELGVVRSNLTMMSDMMSQLDPVTVKQADMELLEQLYTVCKEMQERIVKMVPRLSEEKLIEELLATNDEMNTAFTRYQRFERRIANGPNATQKSHTYVNLTDLDLTAESVSQSGAASLTNDISRSQSRAESLSSQMARLSTSESDDTLSQKINVSTQQRPSEQSEVAVDGLAQALDSRLLNTGTDGSPASTCSSSPKLDWMIKRGMIPINQSNQSNVMDDIEKWLALDDEYDDFEDSDGVTSEEFDKFLAERAKAADRLPSLRASSQDNNHSES, from the exons ATGGAGTTCTTACTGGGGAATCCGTTCAGCACGCCGGTGGGACAGCTGATAG AGAGTGCGACCGGCTCCAGCCTGCCATCAGAAGACTGGGCTCTCAACATGGAGATCTGCGACATGATCAACAGCGCAGaggaagg ACCCAAAGATGCAGTCAGAGCCATAAAGAAAAGGATTGTGGGGAACAAGAACTTCAAGGAGGTCATGCTGACGCTCACT GTCCTAGAAACTTGTGTGAAGAACTGTGGCTACAGGTTTCACATCCTGGTGACGACACGTGATTTTGTAGAGGGGGTCCTGGTCCGGTCGATCATCCCGAGAAACAACCCTCCATTAGTCCTGCATGACAGAGTGCTCAGTATTGTACAG GCGTGGGCTGATGCATTCCGTAGCTCACCTGACCTGACAGGTGTGGTGTCGGTGTACGAAGATCTACGAAGGAAAGGGCTCGAGTTCCCCATGACAGAACTGGATGGTTACTCACCCGTCCAAGCCTCACAAAAG ACTTTGCCTGGGAACGGGCCTGCTGTCACTACTCTACCTGCTGTGGTCCTTCCTTCCAAACCTCCGCTCAACCCACCCCAGACTTCTGAGTTCAAACTGGCCCTAGAGGGAACCAATGCCTTCACTCCCAGCCAG ATTCAAAAGCTGAAGAACGAGCTGGGAGTGGTGCGAAGCAACCTGACGATGATGTCGGACATGATGAGTCAGCTGGATcctgtcacagtgaaacaagcAGAcatggagctgctggag CAGTTATACACAGTTTGTAAGGAAATGCAGGAGAGGATTGTGAAGATGGTCCCCAGACTCAGTGAGGAGAAGCTGATTGAAGAGTTGCTGGCAACTAACGATGAGATGAACACTGCCTTTACTCGCTACCAGAG GTTTGAAAGACGAATAGCAAACGGTCCAAATGCAACACAGAAG AGCCACACATACGTCAACCTAACAGACCTCGATTTGACAGCTGAGTCCGTCAGCCAATCGGGGGCTGCATCACTTACTAATGACATCTCACGCAGCCAGTCAAGAGCTGAGAGTTTGTCCAGCCAGATGGCAAGACTTA GTACAAGTGAATCAGATGACACAttatcacagaaaataaatgtctcaaCTCAACAAAGACCAAG TGAGCAGAGTGAAGTTGCAGTGGACGGCCTGGCTCAAGCTCTGGACAGCAGGCTACTAAACACTGGAACG GATGGCAGCCCAgcctccacctgcagctcctctccaaaGTTAGATTGGATGATTAAAAGGGGAATG ATTCCTATAAACCAGTCTAACCAGTCCAATGTAATGGATGATATAGAGAAGTGGCTAGCGTTGGATGATGAG TATGATGACTTTGAGGACTCAGACGGTGTGACCAGTGAAG AGTTCGACAAGTTTCTGGCAGAAAGAGCAAAAGCGGCTGACCGCCTGCCGTCACTGAGAGCTTCCTCACAGGATAACAACCACTCTGAGTCTTAA